In one Flammeovirga yaeyamensis genomic region, the following are encoded:
- a CDS encoding IPT/TIG domain-containing protein: protein MKGLQLLSKMSKLMLTTLVIGLATTFSVNAQEYLTKDHDTGVTTFPDLQDYTPNAGFPGDTITVTGTNLLTKIKTIKIGAAEAEIITESTDTELYFVVPEPDMDAEKDTISFTTDDGSIFGSHQPFLYPKQYSDAEQLVMYEPFEDAPYGGGTLWWGVDANKDYQEHKEIDYSGSASRIWFGVKEAKYEGASQRAVYGMKKDKNIIISKINTLGLENIRLSFSMGYWGWLVLEGQLKMYYSVDGGEYIEFGGSSMPYGIGGDMNLVRVGFKLPAAENLSIKWEVVQEVEQFIMIDDVRITGYPEGAAQITGIEPMKQKVGKEVQVLGSSLTNVSKVWLGEIEVTEFTTSQDGKSLSLVVPFGADTVGKAQVLIERTEGGNVTSVEDLEALSALPAINAFSPERGPIGGLIYLHGDNLYNIESLKFGDVEATEFMSLNDTVAEVYVPEGATTDFVAVKTFNHEMDSTSLEEFIVDLAFPIITITASADEAFEGDDAIEIKLTTSAAALSETKVMLAVSGEGISDDDYELDKTELTIAGGASESDLAMLKILEDGDDFEEEETLVLTMASTIGEGAVIGEARSVSILIKLPDGPTSIDLERALDKLKVHAENNQLSLFMENKLNLKEAQISIYNAEGRINMISLVNVVNGRATINAQHLQRGMYIIRLNTGSEILTGRFIHQ from the coding sequence ATGAAAGGATTACAACTACTCAGCAAAATGAGTAAGTTGATGCTTACTACACTAGTGATAGGATTAGCAACAACTTTTTCCGTAAATGCACAAGAATATTTAACGAAAGATCATGATACAGGAGTAACTACTTTTCCTGATTTACAAGATTACACACCCAATGCAGGCTTTCCAGGAGATACGATTACAGTAACAGGTACAAATCTACTTACGAAGATCAAAACCATTAAAATTGGAGCTGCAGAAGCAGAAATTATTACTGAATCTACAGATACAGAATTGTATTTTGTAGTACCTGAACCTGACATGGATGCTGAAAAAGATACCATCAGTTTTACTACAGACGATGGTTCTATTTTTGGTTCACACCAACCTTTCTTATATCCTAAACAATATTCTGATGCAGAACAATTGGTAATGTATGAGCCATTTGAAGATGCACCATATGGTGGTGGTACACTATGGTGGGGTGTTGATGCGAACAAAGATTATCAAGAGCACAAAGAGATTGATTATTCAGGTTCTGCTTCTAGAATCTGGTTTGGGGTAAAAGAAGCAAAGTATGAAGGTGCCTCTCAAAGAGCAGTTTATGGGATGAAAAAGGATAAAAACATTATCATCTCTAAAATCAATACGTTAGGTTTAGAAAATATCAGATTATCTTTTAGTATGGGATACTGGGGTTGGTTAGTATTAGAAGGTCAACTTAAAATGTATTATTCAGTAGATGGTGGTGAATATATTGAATTTGGTGGTTCTTCAATGCCTTATGGTATTGGTGGAGATATGAATTTAGTAAGAGTAGGTTTTAAACTGCCTGCTGCAGAAAACTTATCAATTAAGTGGGAAGTTGTTCAAGAAGTAGAACAATTCATTATGATTGATGATGTGAGAATCACAGGTTACCCTGAAGGTGCAGCTCAAATCACAGGTATCGAACCTATGAAACAAAAAGTAGGTAAAGAAGTACAAGTATTGGGTTCTTCATTAACTAACGTATCTAAAGTTTGGTTAGGAGAAATAGAGGTAACAGAATTCACTACTTCTCAAGACGGTAAATCACTATCATTAGTAGTACCATTTGGTGCGGATACAGTAGGAAAAGCGCAAGTATTAATTGAAAGAACTGAAGGTGGTAATGTTACTTCTGTAGAAGACTTAGAAGCATTATCAGCATTACCAGCAATCAACGCATTTTCTCCTGAAAGAGGACCAATTGGCGGTTTAATTTACTTACATGGAGACAACCTCTATAACATCGAAAGCTTAAAATTTGGAGATGTTGAAGCGACTGAATTTATGTCACTAAATGATACTGTAGCAGAGGTATATGTTCCAGAAGGAGCGACAACAGACTTTGTAGCGGTAAAAACATTCAATCACGAAATGGATTCTACCTCTCTAGAAGAATTTATTGTTGATTTAGCATTCCCAATTATTACAATCACTGCTTCTGCTGATGAAGCATTTGAAGGTGATGATGCTATTGAAATCAAATTAACTACTAGTGCAGCTGCTTTATCAGAAACTAAAGTAATGCTAGCTGTTTCAGGTGAAGGTATTTCTGATGATGATTACGAACTAGATAAAACAGAATTAACTATCGCGGGTGGAGCTTCTGAATCTGATTTAGCCATGTTAAAAATCTTAGAAGATGGTGATGATTTTGAAGAAGAAGAAACACTTGTATTGACTATGGCTTCTACAATTGGTGAAGGTGCTGTAATTGGTGAGGCAAGAAGCGTTTCTATCTTAATCAAATTACCTGATGGTCCAACTTCTATTGATCTTGAAAGAGCATTGGATAAATTAAAAGTGCATGCCGAGAATAATCAATTAAGCTTATTCATGGAGAATAAATTGAACTTAAAAGAGGCTCAAATTAGTATCTATAATGCAGAAGGTAGAATCAATATGATCTCTCTTGTAAACGTTGTAAATGGTCGAGCTACTATCAATGCACAACACTTACAAAGAGGTATGTATATCATCCGATTAAATACTGGAAGCGAGATTCTAACAGGTAGATTTATCCACCAATAG
- a CDS encoding RagB/SusD family nutrient uptake outer membrane protein, whose amino-acid sequence MMKLKSNIAKSIALMAVLGQSLFFSCVKFEDVGPTDEFPGSKVDASTFNIELVINEGYLLWANAHLSNHLPDANLIADHTAANIDGAKLGGNKNKFEYIRTEFQNGGMWSNAYKSINQANLVLSVTEPDGGIDSYYEFQRGRLRGEALFLRAANTFLLLRYHGAQYSAQTKDMPGVIIKTKPAEDFNGGGRSTVQECYDFILDDLTKAAELIPVTFDNTIHQNFPSYKIRARRFDVLALKARVLFQMNRMDEAEELITSLIGFQPGVVTIEEAISPAPVMELTTAQNATTLFSNSGATEALNLRSFVAGFAVSDPYNLMFNVDQITDGEFSAIFLSKDFISNYVDDKGLVINDEYFRMSSFIREAELEDAESGEVTDTVYVFNKFSLDLGSTTNWPTLRLEELILMRAEIRALNGQVNGALPDINLLRANRDAMEITSAPSKQQMIEIVAHDRALELIGEGERFFNWKRMGAYNETVAQVYPESVYKPFDRGNVLEIKWNSPETLYRLPLNEIQNNQDLSNSDQNP is encoded by the coding sequence ATGATGAAATTAAAATCAAATATTGCAAAATCAATCGCACTTATGGCAGTGCTTGGGCAATCACTCTTCTTTTCTTGTGTGAAATTTGAAGATGTTGGACCTACTGATGAATTTCCAGGTAGTAAAGTAGATGCTTCTACTTTCAATATAGAATTGGTCATTAATGAAGGTTATTTATTGTGGGCTAACGCTCACCTTTCAAACCATTTACCTGATGCCAATCTAATTGCAGATCATACGGCTGCAAATATTGATGGAGCTAAACTTGGAGGAAATAAAAACAAATTCGAATACATCCGTACAGAATTCCAAAACGGAGGAATGTGGTCGAATGCATATAAATCAATTAACCAAGCCAACTTGGTACTTAGTGTAACTGAACCAGATGGTGGTATTGATTCATATTATGAATTTCAAAGAGGTCGTTTAAGAGGTGAAGCATTGTTTTTAAGAGCTGCAAATACCTTCTTATTATTAAGATATCACGGAGCTCAATATTCTGCTCAAACCAAAGATATGCCTGGCGTGATCATTAAGACAAAGCCAGCCGAAGATTTTAATGGTGGTGGTAGAAGTACAGTACAAGAATGTTATGATTTCATTTTGGATGATCTAACAAAAGCAGCTGAATTGATACCTGTTACTTTTGACAATACCATTCATCAGAACTTCCCTTCTTATAAAATTAGAGCAAGAAGATTTGATGTGTTGGCCCTTAAAGCTAGAGTTTTGTTCCAAATGAACAGAATGGATGAGGCGGAAGAATTGATTACTTCTTTAATAGGTTTCCAGCCAGGAGTGGTTACGATAGAGGAAGCAATATCTCCAGCTCCAGTAATGGAATTAACAACTGCACAGAATGCCACTACACTATTTTCAAATAGTGGAGCTACTGAAGCCTTAAATCTTCGTTCATTTGTTGCTGGATTTGCAGTTTCTGATCCATACAATTTAATGTTCAATGTTGATCAAATTACTGACGGTGAATTTTCAGCCATTTTCTTATCTAAAGATTTCATAAGTAATTATGTAGATGATAAAGGCTTGGTGATCAACGATGAATATTTTAGAATGAGTTCTTTCATTCGTGAAGCAGAATTAGAAGACGCTGAGTCAGGTGAAGTTACAGATACAGTATATGTTTTCAATAAATTTAGTTTAGACTTAGGGTCAACAACCAATTGGCCTACACTTCGATTAGAAGAGTTAATTTTAATGAGAGCAGAGATCCGAGCATTAAACGGACAAGTGAATGGAGCACTTCCAGATATCAACTTGTTAAGAGCCAATCGTGATGCAATGGAAATAACATCTGCTCCATCTAAGCAACAAATGATTGAAATTGTAGCACACGATAGAGCATTAGAATTGATCGGTGAAGGCGAAAGATTCTTTAATTGGAAAAGGATGGGTGCCTACAATGAAACGGTAGCTCAAGTTTATCCAGAATCGGTATATAAACCTTTTGATAGAGGGAATGTACTTGAAATAAAATGGAACAGTCCAGAAACTTTATACCGATTGCCATTAAACGAAATTCAAAATAATCAGGATTTATCTAACTCAGATCAAAATCCATAA
- a CDS encoding SusC/RagA family TonB-linked outer membrane protein, whose amino-acid sequence MNSLYAQSIISGKVLSATDGAALPGTYVIEKNSPNNNGVVTDFDGKYKINLENPNSAILIFKTIGFKTTEVPVNGQKVIDIKLEEDLQELDAVVITGYATESKKMSTGSYQTIESDQLQESIQNSFQEGLQGMSPGLDVTNSSGSVGGAVNIRVRGTGSFSSNSSPLYVINGIPFTSYPTDGTGNFGTSYNPMTNINPEDIESVTVLKDAEATAIYGSRGANGVIVVTTKQGKKGKAKWEVNYAQGINRPTKMLEHIRTNDWLNYLQEGWENDGTPLDKRVLPYTTSANNPWYTDEVARQTDIDKYDLAYRQGATMNASVAVAGGTEGMTYRINGTYAKTEGILNANDNERLAFAANFKFDVSDRLKIGINTNISNVENSQYPTNIYFLNVQGQGGGVFQYWNNPTGLNFIRNATPQLPVHNQDGSYFQPTSLNNIVPATNEEYFYHRSNSMTTINSADLSYKISNNLTLDAMVGMTYTGYEREVWYSPFLTTIAIKGQCDECFGYADKIQQARTYINYNAILKYNKEIGDHSFDGLLGFESFGETQKFLSMKGVGFPPTNSIKNVGNAQEIIEWRSGQNGVIFYSGFFRGKYAYKQKYLLGFSARADGSSRFGAKNRWGVFPSASVGWNISEEDFLNSSDVLTYLKLRASYGVSGNAEIDQSAAFANWVYNSQSYGNNPGISPLRLTGSTDNIGWERAYSLDIGANFELFNGAVTGEVAYYDKINRDLLAKLDLPPSQGGGQFITNSGAIRNSGVETSLTFNMFQKKAFNWSLTTNVAYLQNEVLELAVDPAVLEQSNGLALPQIGGSVASYQMVKFLGVDPQTGYEMYEDPETGQPYQFEDPAKPTPAEMEGLIQTIDNKTGLPSFTGGITNRFSYKGISFSFMFTFRQGNWIYDDELNLMAYMRSENALTNVPQYMYDQRWQQPGDQTDVPRVVYDHPFGKRDPFQGSRSTRFLYDGSFIRLKNVTLAYTLPKSISSKLRMDMMRFYVTGTNLLTFTKYPGWDPEAMNSLGNFSPTEANIAPGVVKGNPPQAMQLKVGVNLNF is encoded by the coding sequence ATGAATTCTTTATATGCACAGAGCATTATATCTGGCAAAGTGCTTTCAGCAACAGATGGTGCTGCACTTCCTGGTACTTATGTAATCGAAAAAAATTCTCCTAACAATAATGGAGTGGTTACAGATTTCGATGGGAAGTATAAGATTAATTTAGAAAATCCAAATAGTGCAATTTTAATATTTAAAACAATTGGATTTAAAACTACAGAGGTTCCTGTTAACGGACAAAAAGTAATTGATATCAAACTAGAGGAAGATCTTCAAGAATTAGATGCTGTAGTAATTACAGGTTATGCTACAGAATCGAAGAAGATGAGTACTGGTAGTTATCAAACAATTGAATCAGATCAACTTCAAGAGTCAATTCAAAACTCTTTCCAAGAAGGTTTACAAGGTATGTCGCCAGGTTTGGATGTAACCAACTCAAGTGGTTCAGTTGGTGGCGCGGTGAACATTAGAGTTAGGGGTACAGGTTCGTTCTCAAGTAACTCTTCTCCTTTATATGTAATTAACGGTATTCCTTTTACTTCTTATCCTACAGATGGTACGGGTAACTTCGGTACTTCTTACAACCCGATGACCAACATTAACCCAGAAGATATTGAAAGCGTAACGGTATTGAAAGATGCTGAAGCTACAGCAATCTACGGTTCTCGTGGTGCAAATGGTGTAATTGTAGTGACTACAAAACAAGGTAAAAAAGGAAAAGCGAAGTGGGAAGTAAATTATGCTCAAGGTATTAACCGCCCAACTAAAATGTTGGAACATATACGTACGAATGATTGGTTAAACTATTTGCAAGAAGGTTGGGAAAATGATGGTACGCCATTAGATAAAAGAGTTTTACCTTATACTACATCAGCAAACAATCCATGGTATACTGATGAAGTGGCAAGACAAACAGATATTGATAAATATGATTTAGCATACCGTCAAGGAGCAACGATGAATGCATCGGTAGCTGTTGCAGGTGGTACTGAAGGAATGACTTATCGTATTAATGGTACCTATGCAAAAACAGAAGGTATCTTAAATGCCAATGATAACGAACGTTTAGCTTTTGCTGCCAACTTTAAATTTGATGTAAGTGATAGATTAAAGATTGGTATCAATACAAACATCAGTAATGTTGAAAACTCACAATATCCAACAAACATTTATTTCTTAAATGTTCAGGGTCAAGGTGGAGGAGTTTTCCAATATTGGAACAACCCAACAGGTTTAAACTTTATCAGAAACGCAACGCCACAATTACCAGTTCATAATCAGGATGGTTCTTACTTCCAACCGACATCGTTGAATAATATTGTTCCTGCAACGAATGAAGAATACTTCTATCATCGTTCGAACTCAATGACAACGATTAATTCAGCGGATTTATCTTATAAAATCTCGAATAACCTAACATTAGATGCAATGGTAGGTATGACGTATACAGGTTATGAAAGAGAAGTATGGTACTCGCCATTCTTAACAACAATAGCTATTAAAGGACAATGTGATGAGTGTTTTGGTTATGCAGATAAAATTCAGCAAGCCCGTACTTATATTAACTACAATGCTATTTTAAAGTACAATAAAGAAATAGGCGATCACTCTTTTGATGGATTACTTGGTTTTGAGAGTTTTGGTGAGACTCAAAAATTCTTATCAATGAAAGGGGTTGGTTTTCCTCCAACAAACTCAATCAAAAATGTAGGTAACGCACAAGAAATCATTGAATGGAGATCAGGTCAAAATGGTGTGATTTTCTACTCAGGTTTCTTTAGAGGTAAATATGCTTATAAACAAAAATATTTACTTGGATTTAGTGCTCGTGCCGATGGTTCATCAAGATTTGGTGCTAAAAACAGATGGGGTGTTTTTCCTTCAGCATCAGTAGGTTGGAACATTTCAGAAGAAGACTTCTTAAATTCATCAGACGTATTAACTTACTTGAAATTAAGAGCATCTTATGGTGTATCTGGTAACGCAGAGATTGATCAGTCAGCAGCATTTGCAAACTGGGTGTACAATAGCCAATCGTATGGTAATAATCCAGGTATTTCGCCATTGAGATTAACAGGTTCTACAGATAACATTGGATGGGAAAGAGCTTATTCATTAGATATCGGTGCAAACTTCGAATTATTTAATGGAGCTGTTACAGGTGAAGTTGCTTATTATGATAAGATCAACAGAGATCTTCTAGCAAAATTAGATTTACCTCCATCTCAAGGTGGTGGACAGTTTATTACCAATTCAGGAGCGATTAGAAACAGTGGTGTGGAGACATCATTAACTTTCAATATGTTCCAGAAAAAAGCATTTAACTGGAGCTTAACAACTAATGTGGCTTACCTACAAAATGAAGTATTAGAACTAGCAGTAGATCCTGCCGTTTTGGAACAATCTAATGGTCTAGCTTTACCACAAATTGGAGGTTCAGTAGCCTCTTATCAGATGGTTAAATTCTTAGGAGTAGATCCTCAAACCGGTTATGAAATGTATGAAGATCCGGAAACAGGCCAACCTTATCAATTTGAAGATCCTGCTAAACCAACTCCTGCAGAAATGGAAGGTTTAATTCAGACTATTGATAATAAAACAGGTTTACCAAGCTTTACTGGTGGTATAACAAACAGATTCTCATATAAAGGGATATCATTCAGTTTTATGTTCACATTCCGTCAAGGCAACTGGATATATGATGATGAATTGAACTTGATGGCCTACATGAGATCTGAAAATGCATTAACGAATGTGCCACAATACATGTATGACCAAAGATGGCAACAGCCAGGTGATCAGACAGATGTGCCAAGAGTAGTATATGATCACCCATTTGGTAAGAGAGATCCTTTCCAAGGTTCGAGATCAACAAGGTTCTTATATGACGGTTCCTTTATCAGATTGAAGAATGTAACCTTAGCTTATACGTTGCCTAAGTCAATTTCAAGTAAACTTAGAATGGACATGATGAGATTCTATGTAACAGGAACCAACTTACTAACATTCACAAAGTACCCAGGTTGGGATCCAGAAGCTATGAACTCTCTAGGTAACTTCTCGCCAACAGAGGCAAACATTGCACCAGGTGTAGTAAAAGGTAATCCACCTCAGGCAATGCAACTTAAAGTAGGCGTAAACTTAAATTTTTAG